The Takifugu rubripes chromosome 3, fTakRub1.2, whole genome shotgun sequence genome contains a region encoding:
- the LOC101063041 gene encoding deoxynucleoside triphosphate triphosphohydrolase SAMHD1-like, whose translation MENRKRPIGEVSTSNAGFKTPEKSVSVVRRQQDISEWGVDETCQYLSSEGLGEWQEAFRAHKITGVELRSLTDADLEKIGIACLGDRIKVRHSLRKLWRTTYKVFNDPIHGHIELHPLLIKIIDTPQFQRLRNIKQLGGTYFVFPGASHNRFEHSIGVCHLAGQLVCSLKESQPELGISDSDCLCVQIAGLCHDLGHGPFSHMFDRMFIPKAQPELNWQHEKASLDMFDHLVEANNLEPVMIQHGLTLPKDLDFIKEQIAGPLSNGASQNSQSSSHWSYKGREKNKSFLYEIVANKKNGIDVDKWDYFARDCHHLGIQNIFDHQRFIKFARVCEVDGEKYICTRDKEVNNLYDMFYMRNCLHRRAYQHPVANIIETMITEAFLKADDHIKIEGSGGRTFTLSTAIDDMEAYTKLTDQMFEQILNSTSKELAEPRKILHDITCRRLYKYLGQTQSEEPLRESEEELQAELAQTVPEIGANDVHLQQDDFVVNLINMDYGMKDQDPIENVHFYCKDDLNKAFGICKDQVSKLLPENFTEQVIRVYCKKTDDNSLKAAKNMFVQWCWKKGFSKPKDGDVIAPDVTPLKPKWSSSKKSKDGERPSRAGDTSNPSGRKKLKFEQPL comes from the exons ATGGAAAACCGAAAACGCCCGATCGGCGAGGTTTCGACCTCCAACGCTGGCTTCAAAACGCCGGAGAAGAGTGTGTCAGTTGTCCGCCGGCAGCAGGACATCTCTGAGTGGGGAGTCGACGAAACGTGTCAGTATCTGTCCAGCGAAGGTCTCGGAGAGTGGCAAGAGGCGTTTCGAG CACACAAGATCACAGGGGTCGAGCTGCGGTCTCTCACGGATGCTGATCTGGAGAAGATTGGCATAGC GTGTCTTGGTGACCGCATCAAGGTCCGACACAGTTTGAGGAAGCTGTGGCGGACAACATATAAG GTTTTTAATGACCCCATCCATGGTCACATCGAGCTGCACCCTCTTCTCATCAAAATCATCGACACCCCCCAGTTCCAGAGACTGCGAAACATCAAGCAGCTCGGAGGGACCTACTTTGTTTTCCCCGGAGCGTCCCACAACCGCTTTGAACACAGCATAGG GGTGTGCCACCTGGCAGGACAACTTGTTTGTTCTCTGAAAGAGAGTCAGCCAGAACTTGGCATCTCGGACAGTGACTGCCTGTGCGTGCAGATAGCAGGGCTGTGCCACGACCTGG GTCACGGTCCATTCTCCCACATGTTTGATCGCATGTTCATCCCTAAAGCACAGCCTGAGCTGAACTGGCAG catgagAAGGCTTCTTTAGACATGTTTGACCACCTGGTTGAAGCCAACAACCTGGAGCCAGTGATGATTCAGCACGGGCTGACACTGCCCAAGGACCTGGACTTCATCAAGGAACAGATTGCTGGACCACTGAGCAATGGAGCATCCCAGAACAGCCAG TCATCCTCCCATTGGTCATATAAAGGCCGTGAAAAGAACAAGTCCTTCCTCTATGAGATCGTGGCCAACAAGAAAAACGGCATCGACGTGGACAAGTGGGACTACTTTGCAAG GGACTGCCACCACTTGGGCATCCAGAATATTTTTGACCATCAACGCTTCATTAAATTTGCCAGGGTGTGTGAGGTGGATGGGGAGAAGTACATCTGCACTAGAGACAAG GAAGTGAACAACCTGTATGACATGTTCTACATGAGAAACTGCCTCCACCGAAGAGCCTACCAGCACCCGGTGGCCAACATCATCGAGACCAT GATCACGGAGGCCTTTCTGAAAGCAGACGACCACATCAAGATTGAAGGATCGGGGGGGAGAACATTCACTCTGTCCACAGCCATAGATGACATGGAAGCCTACACCAAGCTAACAG ATCAAATGTTTGAGCAAATACTGAACTCCACTTCCAAGGAACTGGCCGAACCAAGGAAGATTCTTCATGACATCACTTGCCGACGCCTCTACAAGTATTTGGGCCAAACACAGTCAGAAGAACCCCTTAGAGAGTCAgag GAGGAACTTCAAGCTGAGTTGGCTCAAACTGTTCCAGAGATTGGTGCCAATGATGTTCATCTGCAACAAGACGACTTTGTAGTCAAT CTGATTAATATGGACTACGGCATGAAGGATCAGGACCCCATCGAAAATGTGCATTTCTACTGCAAAGATGACCTGAACAAGGCCTTCGGGATTTGCAAGGACCAG gtgtCTAAACTTCTTCCAGAGAACTTTACTGAGCAGGTGATCAGGGTCTACTGCAAGAAGACTGATGACAACAGCCTAAAAGCAGCCAAGAATATGTTTGTCCAGTGGTGTTGGAAGAAGGGATTCTCCAAGCCGAAG